TCCTTGGCGTAGCTTTCCACCAGGTCCAGCTGGTCCTGCGGACGGCCGGTGAGCTTGAGGTAGCGCAGCGTCTCCTCGTCGATCGGGAAGATCGCCGCGGTGGAGCCGAACTCGGGGCTCATGTTGCCGATCGTGGCGCGGTTGGCCAGCGGGACGGAGGCGACCCCGGAGCCGTAGAACTCGACGAACTTGCCGACCACACCGTGCTTACGCAGCATCTCGGTGATCGTCAGCACCACGTCGGTGGCGGTGGCGCCCGGCGGGATGTCGCCGGTGAGCTTGAAGCCGACCACCTTGGGGATGAGCATCGACACCGGCTGTCCCAGCATCGCCGCCTCGGCCTCGATGCCGCCGACGCCCCAGCCGAGCACACCCAGACCGTTGACCATCGTCGTGTGCGAGTCGGTGCCCACACAGGTGTCCGGGTAGGCCTGGCCGTTGCGGGCCATCACACCGCGCGCCAGGTGCTCGATGTTGACCTGGTGCACGATGCCGGTTCCGGGGGGAACGACCTTGAACTCGTCGAAGGCGTTCTGCCCCCAGCGCAGGAACTGGTAGCGCTCCTTGTTCCGGCCGTATTCGAACTCGACGTTGCGTTCGAAAGCGTCCGGCTTGCCGAAGACGTCGATGACCACGGAGTGGTCGATGACCAGCTCGGCGGGGGCGAGTGGATTCACCGCGGACGCCTGGCCGCCCAGCTCCACGACGGCCTCACGCATGGTGGCGAGGTCGACCACGCAGGGGACTCCGGTGAAGTCCTGCATGATCACCCTGCCGGGGGTGAACTGGATCTCGGTGTCCGGTTCGGCGGTGGGGTCCCAGTTGCCGAGTGCGCGTACGTGTTCGGCGGTGATGTTGACACCGTCCTCGGTACGCAGCAGGTTCTCCAGCAGGATCTTGAGGCTGTACGGCAGCCGCTGCGCGCCGTCGACCGCGTCGAGTCGGAACACCTCGTACGAGGAGTCGCCGACACGCAACGTGTCACGGGCGCCGAAGCTGTCCTTGCTCGCAGGTGCGGTCACGTTCCACTCCATCTCGTGACGGGCGTGCGCAAGTTCGGGAACGGCACGGGTCCGGGGAAGTCTCGCGCACTTCGGTGTTCCGTGCGCGCGGACCCTTGCTTCAGCTTAAACAGTACGCTTGTCCTGTATTCGTGCTCAAGGCAGGGTCAGGCGAAATCGAGCCCGAAATATGCCCGTGCGCGTAATCCCGCGGTTTTTGCCCGGGCCAGTGGTGCGGTCGGCGAATCCCTTCGAGGTGTCCGGCGCGTTCGCGTCCGCCTCGAGGGCGTTCGGCCTCAGGAGTCGTCCTCCTTCTCGTCCTCGGTGCTGGGCAGTTCCGCGAGCTGGGCGCGCAACCTGCGGGACCACTCCAGGTCCCGGGCGAACGTCGCGTCGTAGTGGTCGACACCGTGAGGTGAATTCATATGGTCACTATTTCGATTCGTTTCGTGGCTGCTTTCGCTCTTGTGGCGGTGTGCCGCAGCTGTCCTTCTGACGCTACGTACACGTAGTGCCGGGTCGAGGTTACCGGCGCGGACTGGTGGGTAGACACCTGACGTGCGAATACTCATGGATGCGGTGTCGTACGAAGGATCTTTGCCGGCCGGGCGGCCACGGGACGGCCAACAGTGTTCCTCTTGCGCGTGCCGCGTTCGTCCGACGCCGTGGTGATCCGTGACGGCATCGACCTCTCGATGACGGAAGGTGGGTCGACAATGAAGGCGGTCGTTTATCAGGAACCCTTCTCGGTGGAGATATCCGAGGTGGCTGATCCCCGCATCGAACACCCCAATGACGTGCTCGTAAGAGTGACCTCCACCGCTATCTGCGGTTCGGACCTGCACATGTACGAGGGCCGCACCGCGGCCGAACCAGGCATCGTGTTCGGTCACGAGAACATGGGAATCATCGAGGACATCGGCAGCGGCGTCACCTCCCTGCTGCGTGGTGACCGCGTGGTCATGCCGTTCAACGTCGCCTGCGGATTCTGCCGAAACTGCATGGAGGGCAACACGGCGTTCTGCCTCACGGTCAACCCCGGTTTCGCCGGCGGCGCCTACGGCTACGTGGCGATGGGGCCCTACACCGGCGGGCAGGCCGAGTACCTGCGCGTCCCGTTCGCCGACTTCAACTGTCTGAAACTGCCCGCCAACGGGGAACACGAGACCGACTTCGTGCTGTTGGCCGACATCTTCCCGACCGGTTATCACGGCTGCGAACTGGCACAGGTCAGTCCCGGGGACAGCGTGGCGGTCTACGGTGCGGGACCCGTGGGGCTGATGGCTGCCTACTCGGCCCTGCTGCGCGGCGCTTCCCGCGTGTTCGTGGTCGACCGCGTTCCCGAACGGCTCACCAAGGCCACCGAGATCGGTGCGATACCGGTGGACTTCAGCCGCGGTGATCCGGTCGAACTGATCAAGGACCAGACCGAGGGGGCCGGAGCCGACAAGGGAGTGGACGCCGTCGGCTATCAGGCACAGGTCGCCGACGCCTCCAGGGAGGAGCCCGCGACGGTGCTCAACTCGTTGATCGAGAGCGTCCGTCCGACGGGGCGGCTCGGTGTCCCCGGCCTCTACGTTCCGTCCGATCCCGGTGGCCCGACCGAGAACGCCAAGCACGGCATGCTCTCGGTCGAGATAGGTCGCATGTTCGAGAAGGGGCAGGTCATGGGGACCGGGCAGTGCAACGTCAAACGTTACAACCGTCAGTTGCGGGACTTGATCATCGCCGAGCGGGCGAAGCCCAGCTTCGTGGTCTCCCACGAGCTGTCGCTCTGGGAGGCTCCCGGGGCCTACACCAAGTTCGACCAGCGCGTCGAGGGCTACACCAAGGTCGTGCTGCACCCCTGAGTGACGCTCGCCCGTGACCCGTGTCGGGCCATCGCGCTCGGCACGGGTCCGTTTCATGTCCGAGGGGTGAGTCTTCGACGAGTTCGCGTGGACCTCGCCCGGCCGGCCCGCCGTGGGCGGCCGGGGCGTCCTGACGGCGCCGACCCGATGATTCCTACCGCGAAATCGTGTCGAAAACCGCGTTTGGCACCACACGTCGTGGCGATTTCGCGAGAATTCGACGGGGGCGCGGTAGGGGAGCGTTCCCGTCGGTAAGGCGACACCAGGAGAATCCACGTTGGACAACATCGGTGACTGGACCGAGGGCCGGCTACACTGGCACGCCTACGTCGAAGCGGACGGTTCCGCCGCTGAGCGCAGCGATCGGACGAAGCGGTTGTCACGCAGTCCGGATCGCGTGCTGCACACCCCCGACGACGCCGCCGAGTGGCTGGCCGAGATGACCCGCGAACACGCTCAGCGGCGCCGAATACGGCTGCTCGGTGAACGCGCCTGGGCCGAACTCGCGGACGAGGACCAGCTCAGCCGTGACCTCGAGCGAGACCTGGAATTGCTCTGCCACGGCCATTCGCTCTACACCGACGTGCCGCGTGAGACCGATCGGCTGCGGCTGCACGTCGAGGCGGTCGACAGCAGCGAGTGTCGTCTCACGTGCCGGTAGTCCCGGGGCGGAGGCAGCGAGCGGTCTCGGCAACCCGCTCGAGAAGCTCGATAGGATCTCTGTCCGAACCGGCACGAGCCGCTTGGGAGGACATCATCGACGGGCAGCACCCCGAGAGCGACATCGGTGACGATCCCGATCTGTCCAGGCCGAACCTGGCACGGATGTACGACTACTTTCTCGGCGGATCAGTCAATTTCGAGATCGACCGGCGGGTCGCCGACCAGGCAGCCGAACGCGCGCCCGCCTCGGTTACCTTCGCCGTCGAGAACCGGGCTTTCCTGCGGCGAGTGGTGCGCTATCTGCTCGACGCCGGGATCGACCAGTTCCTCGATCTGGGATCCGGCGTTCCCACGGCCGGCAACGTCCACGAGATAGCGCACGAGCGGGCGCCGTGGGCACGAGTGGCTTACGTGGATCACGAGCCGGTTGCCGTGGCGCATGCCCGACGACTGCTGCGTGACTCGCCCAACGTCACGATCACCAGGGCGGACGCGCGTGACACCGCGACCGTGCTGCACGCGCCCGGGATAGCCGGGTTGCTCGACTTCGACCGTCCGGTGGCGGTGCTCGCGGTGGCGTTGCTGCACGCCATTCCCGACCACGACGATCCCGGAGCCATGCTGGCCGCCTACCGTGACGCCTGCTGCACGGGCAGCGCCGTGGCCGTGTCCCATCTCTCCGGGACGGCGTTCACGTCCGACGAGCAACAGGCCGTGCGCGAACTGCTCGAGGCCACCCCCACTCCGGTCACCTTTCGTGATCAGGATGAGATCGGTCGGTTGCTGACCGGATACCGACTCGCCGACCCCGGGCTGGTCCTGCTGCCCGAATGGCGCTCCAACGACGAGAGTCCACCGCGCCGCCCCGCGGCTCACGCCAACGGGTACGCGGCGGTCGGCTGGTGCTGATGCGGGGCGAGTGCGCGGCAGCACCGCGAGTGCGGCGATGAACGCGAGACGGTTACGTGGCCTCGGTCTCGCCTTCGCGGTCGCTTCGGCGTTGTTCTTCGGCGGTTCGGGGCCGTTCGCGAAACCGTTGCTGGTAGCGGGACTCGGTTCGCTTCAGGTCACGTGGTTGCGACTCGCGGGAGCGGCGCTTTTGATGTCGCCGCTGCTGTTCCGGTACCGCTCGGCGGTACGTTCCGCTCCCGTGGCGGTCGTGGGCTACGGACTGTTCGCGGTCGCCGGTGTGCAGGCCTGCTACTTCGGAGCCATCGCCACCATCCCGGTGGGGGTGGCACTGCTGATCGAATTCCTCGGCCCCGTCCTGGTGCTGGTGTGGGCTCGTTTCGTGCTGCGGCGCCCCGTCACTCCGATGGCGGTGATCGGTGTGGTGCTGGCAGTGACGGGATTGGCATTCGTGGTGCGCGTCTGGGCGGGTGTCGCGCTGCATCCCGTCGGGTTGCTGCTGGGGCTGGGAGCAGCGGCGTGCCAGGCCGCGTATTTCCTGCTCTCCGAGAGCACCGCCTCGGTCAGACCCAGCGCGCTGGCGGCGTGCGGGCTCCTCGTCGGCGCTGTCGTCATGACCGTGCCGGCCCGGCCGTGGCGCATGGACTGGTCGGTGTTGGCCTCGCGGGTCGAGCTGGCCGGGCACGAGCTGCCCGCGGCGTTCGCGGTGGTTTGGATCGTGCTCGTCAGCACGGTGTTCGCCTACCTCACCGGCATCGTGGCGGTGCGGGGACTGTCCGCGCCGATCGCGGGTGGAGTGGCCTATCTGGAACCGGTGGTGGCCACGGTGCTCGCCTGGTGGTTGCTGCACGAGACCCTGCTGCCCGTCCAGCTGTTCGGCGGTGTGCTGGTGCTGCTCGGAGCGTTCCTGGCGCAGTGGGGCGCACCTCGTCGCCCCGTGGACTCCGCCGGTGCGACAACGGAGGAACCCCTGTCGGGCGGGCGGAGGTGAACGGTTTCGGGAACACGGTCGCGCGCTCGCACCCAGTAGAGCGGTTCGAAAGCGGTGTGACAGTCACCGAGCGAGATCCGGCGCCCGGACGAGGGGAAGTAGTGCTCGGTGAACAGTCCGTAGACGGTGAAGTCGTCACCGTCGACGACCGGACCGTTGTCGGCCGTGTTGGTGTTCCAACCGACACCGCTGCCGTGATCGGCCCGCCACAGCCACAGGTGATCGGCTATGACGTCGGAACCCGTTCTCCCGACTCGGCCCGTTGGAGTTCTCCCGCACCTTACGGATACTCCCTCAAGGAGTTCGGGATCCACCGGAGCTGACAGCTGTCCTCCGACCGGTTCCCGCCGCGGTGTGGCCGAGTACCGAGCCTCCCCGGTACTGGGCGCCACCTTCCGTCACGCCGTGGGCGCCACCGCGGAGCGTGCCGGGTCACCACGACACGCGTCGAGGTAACGACGGACGATCAGTCCTGCCACCTCGGAGTGGCCTCCCAGCGGTTCGGCCACTGCCTTCGAGGGCATCTCCCGCAGCCAGCGGTGGAACAGTCCGGGAGCCAGCAGATAGGGCGCGACGAACTCCCCGCCGTCTCCGCGCACGCAGACCTCGGAGGTGCGTGGTCGTGCCGAGGTGATGTAGGTCGCCGTTAGTGGTTCGCCGCCGGGCCGAACCAGCTCTCCGAGCAGGCCCGCGGCACGATCCACATCGCCGAGCGCGTGCTCGTCGGAGGAACCCGCCGCGGCGAACACCACCGGCTCGCCGGGGCGCCAACCGGCCTCCCGCAATCTGTGCAGCATCACCCGCGCCAACTCCGGTGCCGGGCCCACCGGCTCGGTCACCCGCACCTCGGCGTCGTGCCCGCTGTCGGCGAGCTGGCCGGGAAGATCGGTACGCACGTGATAACCGGAGGCCAGAAAGGCGGGAACGGCCACGACCCGCCCGATGACTCCCCGCAGCGCTTCGGCCACCGTGGGGCCGACCACGTCCACATTGGCGGTGCGTACCGGCACGCCCAGCCGGTCCCCGGCGGTGTGGGCCAGCTGTCGGATCACCCGCCCACCCCGCGGGTCTCGGGTGCCGTGGGCCACCAGCAACAGGGTGGCGCTGCTCTCCGAGGTGCCGTTTCCGGCTTCCGGGAACTCGTACGGGCCGGTCAACTGGTGCCCACCTCGACGACACCGGCGCGGCAACGCACGGGGTAGATCGGCAGCCTGGTTTCCGGCTCGTCGAGACACTTCCCACTGCGCAGCGAGAAGACCTGTTTGTGCATCGGGGAGGACACGGTCGGTTCCCCACGGCGGTCCCCGACGATGCCGCGGCTGATCACACCGGCACCGCTGAAGGGATCCACGTTGCCCAGTGCGAAAAGTTCGTCGTCCCCGGTGCGGAACAGCGCCACGGTGTGTCCCCGCACGAGTGCCGCCACTCCGAAATCGGTGGGAACGTCGGGTTCTCGACAGACAGCATGCCACCTCATGCCGAAACCTCCTCGGTGACTTGGTCCTGTCCGGGTTGGGCGACCGGCATCGGAAGATCGATCGGTTCGGGGCGGATCTGGCCGCGTTCCTCGGTGAAACTGATAGTGGGGTCGGGCGAGTCCGGTGCGTTGACGAAGGACACGAACCGCGAGAGCTTCTCGGAGTCGTCGAGCACCGCCCGCCACTCGTCGGTGTAGTTCTCGGTGTGACGGGACATGGCCGCCTCGAGCTCGGCGGCGATCCCCAGGCTGTCCTCGACCACCACCTCGCGTACGTGTTCCAGCCCGCTGTCGAACGACTCGATCCAGCCCGCCGTCCGCTGCAGACGTTCGGCCGTGCGGATGTAGAACATCAGGAATCGGTCGATCAGGCGGATCAGTTCCTCGTCGGTCAGGTCCGAGGCCAGCAGCTCGGCGTGCCTCGGACTGAAACCACCGTTACCGCCCACGTAGAGGTTCCAGCCGCGTTCCGTGGCGATGACCCCGAAGTCCTTCGACCTGGCCTCGGCGCACTCCCGCGCACAACCGGACACCCCGGCCTTGATCTTGTGGGGAGCTCGTAGCCCCCGGTAGCGCGTCTCCAACCGGATCGCCATGGTCACCGAGTCCTGCACGCCGTAACGACACCAGTCGGTGCCCACGCAGGATTTGACGGTTCGCAGGGCCTTGCCGTAGGCATGGCCCGATTCGAACCCGGCGTCCACCAGCCTGCGCCATATCTCGGGAAGGTGCTCCACCCTCGCCCCGAACATGTCGATCCGCTGACCACCGGTGATCTTGGTGTAGAGACCGAACTCGGTGGCCACCTGCCCCAGCGTGATGAGCTTGTCCGGTGTGATCTCGCCGCCCGGCACGCGGGGCACCACGGAATACGTGCCGTTGCGCTGCATGTTGGCGAGGAATCGGTCGTTGGTGTCCTGCAGTCCCGCCTGCTCGTCGTCGAGGATGTGCGAATTCACCGAGCTGGCTAGAACGGAGGCCACCGCCGGTTTGCAGATGTCACACCCCCGCCCGGCGCCGTACTCGGCTATCAAACGGGAGAATGTCGTGATCCCGGTCGCTCGTACGATCTCGAACAGCTCCGACCTGGACTGCGAGAAGTGTTCGCACAGCGCGTCCGAAGTCGCCACTCCCGCTTCGTCCAACAGGTTCTTCAACATCGGAACACAGGATCCGCAACCGGTGCCCGCCTTGGTGCACGACTTGACACCGGCCACGTCCTCGGCCGCTCCCGACGCTATGACCTGGGTGATGTCCGTCTTGCGCACGTTGTGGCAGGAGCACACCGTCGCCTCGTCCGGAAGCACGCCGGTACTCGGGCCACCGGCCTGCGTCGCGGGTAACATCAGCTGTTCGGGCGGGCCGGGCAGTGCGGTTCCCGTCAACGGCCGCAGCGTGTCGTAGGCACTCGCGTCGCCGACCAGCACACCGCCGAGCAGCGTGCTCGCGTCGTCGTCCAGCACGAGCTTGGCGTAGGTGCCTTCGGCGTTGTTGGCGTAGACGACTTCCAGGGCCCCCTCGGAAGTGCCGTGCGCGTCACCGAAGCTGGCCACATCGACCCCGACGAGTTTCAGCTTGGTCGCGCCGTCGGCGCCCGGGAACTCGGCGTTGCCGCGTTCGGTGAGTTGGTCGGCCACCGCCGCGGCCATTCGGTAGCCGGGAGCGACCAAGCCGTGGCACTGTCCCCGTACCGCCGCGCACTCGCCGATCGCCCAGACACGCGGATCCTCGGTTCGGCAGTTGCCGTCGACCAGAAAACCACCGCGCTCCCCGCGCGGCAGTCCCGCTGGTTCGGCGAGCTCGTCGCGAGGTCGGATTCCGGCCGAGAACACCAGCAGCCCCGTCTCGATCTCGGTTCCGTCGGTCAGCGTCACCGAGCCGAGTCCCCCGTGCTCTCCGGCGTGGGCACCGGAGGTGGCCACCCCGGTGTGTACTTCGAGTCCCAGATCGCCGACGAGACGTGCCAGCACGGCTCCACCGCCCTCGTCGACCTGCACCGGCATGAGCCGTGGCGCCACCTCGACCACATGGGCACGCATCCCGAGAGCCCGGAGGGCGTCGGCGGCCTCCAGCCCGAGCAGCCCGCCTCCGACCACCACGCCGTCGGTGCCGGGGACAGCCGCCGAGCGGATGCCGTCGAGATCCTCCAGCGTGCGGTACACGTGGCAGCCCTCGAGCTCGGCGCCCGGAACCGGTGGTACGAACGGGCGCGATCCGGTTGCCAGCACCAGCGCGTCGTAGTGCAGCGTCTCACCGTTCGTGGTGGAGACCGTTCGGGTGACGCGGTCGATGTCGGTGGCGCCCACTCCGGTGCGCAGCTCCACCCGTGGATCCTCCCGAGTCCCGGAGGTGAGCAGGCTCAGCTCCTCGGCGGTGGACTCGGTCATGTAGGAGGACAGGCCCACCCGGTCGTAGGCGGCGTACGGTTCCTCACCGAGCACCACGATTCGCCAGTTCTCCGCCGAGTCACGTTCGCGGATCTCCTCGACCAGCCGGTTTCCGACCATGCCGTGTCCGATGATGACGAGTGTCTTGTTCACGCCGCACCCTCCTGTTCCGGGGAGTCGATTCCGCTCGGGACGCGTTCGGTGGTCGACGCGACCAGTGAGCCGCACAGTTCGCGGACGGCGCCGATACAGCTTCCGCATCCGGTGGTGGCACGCGTGGCCGCGGCGAGAGCGGCCACATCACGCGCTCCGTCGTGGTAGGCCGCTGTCAGCGTCGAGCGGGATACGTTGTTGCAGTGGCACAGCACCGGATCGGCCGGTACACCGCCCGCTGTTCCGAATCCGGTGGGCAGGTCGAGCAGCG
This portion of the Actinopolyspora lacussalsi genome encodes:
- a CDS encoding hypothetical protein (product_source=Hypo-rule applied), encoding MNSPHGVDHYDATFARDLEWSRRLRAQLAELPSTEDEKEDDS
- a CDS encoding glutathione-independent formaldehyde dehydrogenase (product_source=KO:K00148; cath_funfam=3.90.180.10; cog=COG1063; ko=KO:K00148; pfam=PF00107,PF08240,PF13823; superfamily=50129,51735), with the translated sequence MKAVVYQEPFSVEISEVADPRIEHPNDVLVRVTSTAICGSDLHMYEGRTAAEPGIVFGHENMGIIEDIGSGVTSLLRGDRVVMPFNVACGFCRNCMEGNTAFCLTVNPGFAGGAYGYVAMGPYTGGQAEYLRVPFADFNCLKLPANGEHETDFVLLADIFPTGYHGCELAQVSPGDSVAVYGAGPVGLMAAYSALLRGASRVFVVDRVPERLTKATEIGAIPVDFSRGDPVELIKDQTEGAGADKGVDAVGYQAQVADASREEPATVLNSLIESVRPTGRLGVPGLYVPSDPGGPTENAKHGMLSVEIGRMFEKGQVMGTGQCNVKRYNRQLRDLIIAERAKPSFVVSHELSLWEAPGAYTKFDQRVEGYTKVVLHP
- a CDS encoding hypothetical protein (product_source=Hypo-rule applied), with the translated sequence MDNIGDWTEGRLHWHAYVEADGSAAERSDRTKRLSRSPDRVLHTPDDAAEWLAEMTREHAQRRRIRLLGERAWAELADEDQLSRDLERDLELLCHGHSLYTDVPRETDRLRLHVEAVDSSECRLTCR
- a CDS encoding trans-aconitate methyltransferase (product_source=COG4106; cath_funfam=3.40.50.150; cog=COG4106; pfam=PF04672; superfamily=53335), coding for MPVVPGRRQRAVSATRSRSSIGSLSEPARAAWEDIIDGQHPESDIGDDPDLSRPNLARMYDYFLGGSVNFEIDRRVADQAAERAPASVTFAVENRAFLRRVVRYLLDAGIDQFLDLGSGVPTAGNVHEIAHERAPWARVAYVDHEPVAVAHARRLLRDSPNVTITRADARDTATVLHAPGIAGLLDFDRPVAVLAVALLHAIPDHDDPGAMLAAYRDACCTGSAVAVSHLSGTAFTSDEQQAVRELLEATPTPVTFRDQDEIGRLLTGYRLADPGLVLLPEWRSNDESPPRRPAAHANGYAAVGWC
- a CDS encoding drug/metabolite transporter (DMT)-like permease (product_source=COG0697; cog=COG0697; pfam=PF00892; superfamily=103481; transmembrane_helix_parts=Inside_1_6,TMhelix_7_26,Outside_27_40,TMhelix_41_58,Inside_59_70,TMhelix_71_90,Outside_91_94,TMhelix_95_117,Inside_118_123,TMhelix_124_143,Outside_144_146,TMhelix_147_169,Inside_170_175,TMhelix_176_198,Outside_199_217,TMhelix_218_240,Inside_241_246,TMhelix_247_269,Outside_270_273,TMhelix_274_296,Inside_297_317); this encodes MNARRLRGLGLAFAVASALFFGGSGPFAKPLLVAGLGSLQVTWLRLAGAALLMSPLLFRYRSAVRSAPVAVVGYGLFAVAGVQACYFGAIATIPVGVALLIEFLGPVLVLVWARFVLRRPVTPMAVIGVVLAVTGLAFVVRVWAGVALHPVGLLLGLGAAACQAAYFLLSESTASVRPSALAACGLLVGAVVMTVPARPWRMDWSVLASRVELAGHELPAAFAVVWIVLVSTVFAYLTGIVAVRGLSAPIAGGVAYLEPVVATVLAWWLLHETLLPVQLFGGVLVLLGAFLAQWGAPRRPVDSAGATTEEPLSGGRR
- a CDS encoding sirohydrochlorin ferrochelatase (product_source=COG2138; cath_funfam=3.40.50.1400; cog=COG2138; pfam=PF01903; superfamily=53800), which translates into the protein MTGPYEFPEAGNGTSESSATLLLVAHGTRDPRGGRVIRQLAHTAGDRLGVPVRTANVDVVGPTVAEALRGVIGRVVAVPAFLASGYHVRTDLPGQLADSGHDAEVRVTEPVGPAPELARVMLHRLREAGWRPGEPVVFAAAGSSDEHALGDVDRAAGLLGELVRPGGEPLTATYITSARPRTSEVCVRGDGGEFVAPYLLAPGLFHRWLREMPSKAVAEPLGGHSEVAGLIVRRYLDACRGDPARSAVAPTA
- a CDS encoding nitrite reductase (NADH) small subunit (product_source=KO:K00363; cath_funfam=2.102.10.10; cog=COG2146; ko=KO:K00363; pfam=PF13806; superfamily=50022; tigrfam=TIGR02378) → MRWHAVCREPDVPTDFGVAALVRGHTVALFRTGDDELFALGNVDPFSGAGVISRGIVGDRRGEPTVSSPMHKQVFSLRSGKCLDEPETRLPIYPVRCRAGVVEVGTS
- a CDS encoding nitrite reductase (NADH) large subunit (product_source=KO:K00362; cath_funfam=3.30.413.10,3.50.50.60,3.90.480.10; cog=COG1251; ko=KO:K00362; pfam=PF01077,PF03460,PF04324,PF07992; superfamily=51905,55124,56014; tigrfam=TIGR02374), whose product is MNKTLVIIGHGMVGNRLVEEIRERDSAENWRIVVLGEEPYAAYDRVGLSSYMTESTAEELSLLTSGTREDPRVELRTGVGATDIDRVTRTVSTTNGETLHYDALVLATGSRPFVPPVPGAELEGCHVYRTLEDLDGIRSAAVPGTDGVVVGGGLLGLEAADALRALGMRAHVVEVAPRLMPVQVDEGGGAVLARLVGDLGLEVHTGVATSGAHAGEHGGLGSVTLTDGTEIETGLLVFSAGIRPRDELAEPAGLPRGERGGFLVDGNCRTEDPRVWAIGECAAVRGQCHGLVAPGYRMAAAVADQLTERGNAEFPGADGATKLKLVGVDVASFGDAHGTSEGALEVVYANNAEGTYAKLVLDDDASTLLGGVLVGDASAYDTLRPLTGTALPGPPEQLMLPATQAGGPSTGVLPDEATVCSCHNVRKTDITQVIASGAAEDVAGVKSCTKAGTGCGSCVPMLKNLLDEAGVATSDALCEHFSQSRSELFEIVRATGITTFSRLIAEYGAGRGCDICKPAVASVLASSVNSHILDDEQAGLQDTNDRFLANMQRNGTYSVVPRVPGGEITPDKLITLGQVATEFGLYTKITGGQRIDMFGARVEHLPEIWRRLVDAGFESGHAYGKALRTVKSCVGTDWCRYGVQDSVTMAIRLETRYRGLRAPHKIKAGVSGCARECAEARSKDFGVIATERGWNLYVGGNGGFSPRHAELLASDLTDEELIRLIDRFLMFYIRTAERLQRTAGWIESFDSGLEHVREVVVEDSLGIAAELEAAMSRHTENYTDEWRAVLDDSEKLSRFVSFVNAPDSPDPTISFTEERGQIRPEPIDLPMPVAQPGQDQVTEEVSA